Part of the Alkaliphilus flagellatus genome, ATTTATATTACATTAAAAAACAAATGTACTTAATATTTTGTTTACTGCATATGTATAAATCAGTAGACAAGTAATCAATTTTAAAAAGCTAATACACATATTTAATCAATTAAATTTTTCAAAAAAAATTAGTTTTAGTAAAGGAATATTGTAGTAGATGTAGTATATATATTAAGTGAAATATTTGTAATTTTCTGAATAATAACATTAAAAATCTATGAATACCCTATTTGTTATATTTTTTTTATATTCGACTAATCCTTAAATCATCAAGTATAAAATATTAAGGAGGGATACAATGAGTGAAAAAAAGGAACAATGGGGTAGTCGGTGGGGATTTGTTGCCGCTGCTATTGGAATGGCCATAGGTACAGGTACTTTCGTTAAGTTCAAGTGTAGTTAAATCTACACCTGAAGGACATATATTAATAAATTTCATGAACATACCAAGACCATAATGGAGGTGCTAAAAATGAGAATTCAAGAACACCCTATACTAACTTTAAAAAGAGGTGCTTTAATTAGTTTTACTTATAATGGACTCCAATTAGAAGGATATGAAGGAGAAACTATTGCTGCAGCTTTACATGCTGCGGGCATAAAAACCCTTAGTCGTAGTCATGAAAATCATAGAGCGAGGGGATTTTTCTGTGCAATAGGAAACTGCTCATCTTGCCTAATGAAGGTTAATGGCAAACCAAGTATTAGAGTATGTGTTGAGCCATTAAAAGATGGGATGGTAATTAATACTCAAGAGGGGAGAGGAGAACTAGTATGAAGGAGGTTGAGATATTAATTATCGGTGGTGGTCCAGCTGGCATGTGTGCTGCAATTAGCGCTGCAGAAGCTGGAGCAAATGTGATGTTAGTTGAGAGAGATAGATCGCTTGGAGGACAACTTGTAAAACAGACACATATGTTTTTTGGTTCAGAAAAACAATATGCTTCTAATCGTGGAATCGATATAACTAATATTTTATTAGATAAACTTAAAAACTTTGATAATATTATTGTTAAACTTGACACAACTGTACTCGGTATATATGAGGATGGTATTGTTACCTTGGAAGAAAATGATAAATACTTAAAAATTAAACCAAAATCTATAGTTGTCTCAACTGGTGCTAGCGAAAAAACCTTAGCTTTTCCTAATAATGACCTTCCTGGTATATATGGCGCAGGTGCGGTGCAAACGCTAATGAATGTCTATGGAATTAAACCAGGAAATAAGGTATTAATGGTTGGTTCTGGTAATATAGGTCTAATTGTAAGTTATCAGCTGATGCAAGCAGGTATAAAGGTAGTTGGCATTGTTGAAGCATCTCCTAATATTGGTGGATATTTAGTACATGCATCTAAGGTAAGAAGATTAGGTATCCCGATCTATACTCAACATACAATAAAAGAGGCTTTTGGCGATGATTATTTAGTTGGAGCAACAATATGTAAACTCGATAATGATTGGAACCAAATACCTGGTACAGAGATTGAAATTGATATTGATGTTATGTGCATTGCCATTGGACTTTCACCTTTATCGGAGCTACTTTGGCAGGCAGGTTGTCAAATGAAATTTCTCAACGAATTAGGTGGCTTTGTACCATTAAGAAATGAGAACTTAAAAACTACAGTGGATGGTATTTATGTAGCTGGCGACATTGGAGGTATAGAAGAAGCTAGTAGTGCTATGGTGGAAGGATACTTAGCTG contains:
- a CDS encoding (2Fe-2S)-binding protein; the encoded protein is MRIQEHPILTLKRGALISFTYNGLQLEGYEGETIAAALHAAGIKTLSRSHENHRARGFFCAIGNCSSCLMKVNGKPSIRVCVEPLKDGMVINTQEGRGELV
- a CDS encoding NAD(P)/FAD-dependent oxidoreductase; the protein is MKEVEILIIGGGPAGMCAAISAAEAGANVMLVERDRSLGGQLVKQTHMFFGSEKQYASNRGIDITNILLDKLKNFDNIIVKLDTTVLGIYEDGIVTLEENDKYLKIKPKSIVVSTGASEKTLAFPNNDLPGIYGAGAVQTLMNVYGIKPGNKVLMVGSGNIGLIVSYQLMQAGIKVVGIVEASPNIGGYLVHASKVRRLGIPIYTQHTIKEAFGDDYLVGATICKLDNDWNQIPGTEIEIDIDVMCIAIGLSPLSELLWQAGCQMKFLNELGGFVPLRNENLKTTVDGIYVAGDIGGIEEASSAMVEGYLAGISTSFALGYFSKNMENKRLDYMQQLNSLRSGPTGAKIRKGLSHLLINVETTALK